In Anseongella ginsenosidimutans, one genomic interval encodes:
- a CDS encoding acyl-CoA thioesterase translates to MYIHESHIRIRYSETDQMGYTYYGNYAAFYEVGRVEMLRSLGLTYRSFEENGIMMPVLELHCKFIKPARYDDKITVRTILKEAPAARIHFDYELYNEAGVLINTGHTKLVFIDMQTNRPRKPPADFMELLQPYFEQ, encoded by the coding sequence ATGTATATCCACGAATCACATATCCGTATCAGGTACAGCGAAACCGACCAGATGGGCTACACCTATTACGGAAACTACGCTGCTTTTTACGAAGTAGGGCGCGTGGAAATGCTCCGGAGCCTGGGCCTGACATACCGCAGCTTCGAAGAAAACGGCATTATGATGCCTGTGCTGGAATTACATTGCAAATTCATAAAGCCGGCCAGGTATGATGACAAGATCACCGTTCGCACCATATTAAAGGAGGCTCCTGCTGCGCGCATACATTTCGATTATGAACTTTACAACGAGGCGGGCGTACTGATCAATACCGGGCATACCAAGCTGGTATTTATCGATATGCAAACAAACCGGCCCCGTAAGCCGCCCGCGGACTTTATGGAATTGCTGCAACCTTATTTTGAACAGTAG
- a CDS encoding YihY/virulence factor BrkB family protein, with protein MDWIFKFLERYRFYHSFLEWTSRVILPGFNGLPLYTVSVFFYNELRKEALFTKASSLAFHFLLAIFPFIIFLFTLIPHVPIPDFQTKLFLLLQEVLPTHAFLAAESTIGDIMNNRKFDLLSIGFLSSMYFSTNGIGTLMKAFNKSSLSPETRPFLKQQWTAIWLTFTMVLLLVVSVTSIIASELLISWLRREHIFVGGLVSFSLQSARWLIIAGLYLLAVSLLYYYGPSRHRELKFFTPGAIFATILAIIASILFTFFISNFGTYNKIYGSIGALIIIMLWLYFNSIILLLGFELNASIELSKRSIKVEPLKNTYRGTGTQAQA; from the coding sequence ATGGATTGGATCTTTAAATTTCTGGAGCGCTATCGATTTTACCATTCTTTCCTGGAATGGACATCCCGGGTTATTCTCCCCGGCTTTAACGGGCTTCCCCTGTATACCGTATCCGTTTTCTTTTACAACGAACTCCGGAAAGAAGCTCTTTTTACCAAAGCATCCTCCCTTGCCTTTCACTTTTTACTGGCCATTTTCCCCTTCATCATCTTTTTATTTACACTTATTCCCCACGTACCCATCCCTGACTTTCAAACCAAGCTCTTCCTCCTGCTGCAGGAAGTGCTGCCCACGCACGCATTCCTGGCGGCGGAAAGCACCATCGGGGACATCATGAACAACCGTAAGTTTGACCTGCTGTCCATCGGTTTCCTTTCCTCCATGTACTTCTCCACAAACGGCATCGGCACGCTCATGAAAGCCTTCAACAAATCCTCTCTTTCTCCCGAAACCCGGCCTTTCCTGAAACAACAATGGACCGCGATATGGCTGACCTTTACGATGGTGCTGCTTCTGGTTGTAAGCGTGACCAGCATCATCGCCAGTGAACTGCTGATCAGCTGGCTGCGGCGCGAACATATTTTCGTGGGAGGCCTGGTAAGCTTCAGCCTGCAATCCGCCCGCTGGCTCATTATTGCCGGACTTTACCTGCTGGCCGTGTCCCTGCTTTATTACTATGGACCCTCCCGGCACCGCGAACTGAAATTCTTCACTCCCGGCGCCATCTTCGCTACCATACTAGCCATTATTGCCTCTATCCTCTTTACCTTTTTCATTAGTAATTTCGGCACCTATAATAAGATCTACGGATCCATCGGCGCCTTGATCATCATTATGCTTTGGCTTTATTTCAATTCGATCATCCTCCTGCTTGGTTTCGAACTAAACGCCAGCATAGAACTATCCAAACGAAGCATCAAGGTAGAGCCCCTGAAAAACACCTACCGGGGAACGGGAACCCAGGCCCAGGCCTGA
- a CDS encoding sugar phosphate isomerase/epimerase family protein translates to MPGEEESKFEKNLEKYADVPVNIFACNGFIPGSLKSVGPEHDQAAVLEYAEKVFQRAQKADVEVIVFGSGGSREIPEGFSKEEAFRQFIALGKKMAPIAQKYGIIICMENLNSTETNMINTFEEAYQVAKAIDHPNFRLTVDIYHMLMENESPEIIRKAADYIYHCDLAEKEGRAAPGVHGEDFRPYFKALKDIGYKGKVAIECRWDDMEKELPTAVQTIKQQIKL, encoded by the coding sequence ATGCCGGGTGAAGAAGAAAGCAAGTTTGAAAAAAACCTGGAGAAATATGCCGACGTGCCGGTTAATATTTTCGCCTGCAACGGTTTCATTCCAGGGTCATTAAAATCCGTAGGCCCCGAACACGACCAGGCAGCCGTCCTGGAATACGCGGAAAAAGTCTTTCAGCGGGCCCAAAAAGCCGACGTAGAAGTAATCGTTTTCGGAAGCGGCGGCTCCCGCGAGATCCCCGAAGGATTCAGCAAAGAAGAAGCCTTCCGGCAATTCATAGCGCTTGGAAAAAAAATGGCGCCCATCGCCCAAAAATACGGGATAATCATTTGCATGGAAAACCTGAACAGCACGGAAACGAACATGATCAATACCTTCGAAGAAGCCTACCAGGTAGCAAAAGCGATTGACCATCCCAATTTCCGGCTGACAGTAGATATTTATCATATGCTGATGGAAAACGAATCGCCTGAAATTATCCGGAAAGCAGCCGACTATATTTACCACTGCGACCTCGCAGAAAAAGAAGGCCGCGCGGCCCCCGGCGTGCATGGAGAGGATTTCCGCCCTTATTTTAAAGCGTTAAAAGACATTGGTTACAAAGGGAAAGTAGCCATAGAATGCCGCTGGGACGATATGGAAAAGGAACTTCCCACGGCCGTACAGACGATAAAACAACAAATTAAACTTTAA
- a CDS encoding polyribonucleotide nucleotidyltransferase codes for MSQSGITKSFDLGDGRTISIETGRLAKQADGAVVVRMGDAMLLATAVSSKEAKPGADFLPMSVDYQEKFAAMGRIPGSFMRRESRLSDYEVLISRLVDRALRPMFPDDYHADTQIMITMISGDKEVSPDCLAGLAASAALTISDIPFNGPISEVRVARVDGQFMVNPTVTDLEKADFEIMVAASEKDIVMVEGEMQECSEADLLEALKIAHEAIKIQVRAQLELAEMVGKAKREYEHETNDEELRQRIKSELYDKIYEIAKSGSSKQERSEKFKALRDEFKEAQGEIDEERELLIKRYYHDVEKEAMRDMVLNERTRLDGRSATDIRPIWCEVDYLPSAHGSAIFTRGETQSLTTVTLGAKMDEQLIDSAMFYGYNKFLLHYNFPGFSTGEVKPNRAPARREIGHGNLAARALKQVLPPDSENPYTIRIVSDILESNGSSSMATVCAGALALMDAGVKLKSPVSGIAMGMISDSASGKYAILSDILGDEDHLGDMDFKVTGTANGITACQMDIKVDGLSYEVLAEALEQARQGRLHIMGEMEKALTGPREDYKPHAPRIVEISIPREFIGAVIGPGGKNIQELQRETGTTVNIEEVGDEGKVQIFATDKESLDNAANRIRMITATPDVGEVYDGIVKTIMSFGAFVEFMPGKDGLLHISEIDWSRLESMDGVFQVGDTVKVKLIEIDKKTGKFRLSRKVLLPKPEGAPQDRPERQGHQHSRHGGQRQDRDRPRNQDRDRPRDQDRGRYEDRSQQDRPQEERPRQEGSQQENPEQAPRQEDNDL; via the coding sequence ATGAGTCAAAGCGGAATTACCAAGTCATTTGATTTGGGCGATGGAAGAACGATTTCCATCGAAACAGGAAGATTAGCAAAGCAAGCCGACGGCGCAGTAGTTGTCCGCATGGGTGACGCCATGCTGCTGGCAACCGCCGTATCGTCAAAAGAAGCCAAACCAGGCGCGGATTTTCTGCCTATGTCTGTTGATTACCAGGAAAAATTTGCGGCAATGGGCCGTATCCCGGGTAGTTTTATGAGACGTGAGTCCAGGCTTTCCGATTATGAAGTATTGATCAGCCGTTTAGTGGACAGGGCTCTGCGCCCCATGTTCCCGGATGATTATCACGCCGACACACAGATAATGATCACAATGATCTCCGGCGATAAGGAGGTTTCTCCTGACTGCCTGGCCGGCCTGGCAGCCTCAGCTGCCCTGACCATCAGCGATATACCTTTCAACGGTCCGATCTCGGAAGTGCGGGTAGCGCGGGTAGACGGGCAATTCATGGTAAATCCAACGGTTACCGACCTGGAAAAGGCGGACTTTGAGATCATGGTGGCTGCTTCTGAAAAAGATATAGTCATGGTAGAGGGCGAGATGCAGGAATGTTCCGAAGCAGACCTCCTGGAAGCCCTGAAAATTGCCCACGAGGCGATTAAAATACAAGTGCGGGCACAGCTGGAGCTGGCGGAAATGGTTGGAAAGGCCAAGCGGGAATATGAGCATGAAACCAACGACGAAGAGCTGAGGCAGCGCATTAAAAGCGAATTGTACGATAAGATCTACGAGATCGCCAAATCGGGCTCTTCCAAGCAGGAACGTTCCGAAAAGTTTAAGGCGCTCCGGGACGAGTTTAAAGAGGCGCAGGGCGAAATTGATGAAGAGCGCGAACTCCTGATCAAACGCTATTACCACGATGTGGAAAAGGAAGCGATGCGCGATATGGTGCTGAATGAGCGGACCCGTCTTGACGGACGTTCTGCAACCGATATCCGGCCTATCTGGTGCGAAGTGGATTATCTTCCTTCCGCCCACGGATCGGCCATTTTTACCCGGGGAGAAACCCAGTCACTTACCACCGTTACGCTGGGAGCGAAAATGGATGAGCAGCTGATCGATAGCGCGATGTTCTATGGCTATAATAAGTTCCTGCTGCATTATAATTTCCCTGGCTTTTCAACAGGTGAGGTGAAACCCAACCGGGCTCCTGCAAGAAGGGAGATCGGACACGGTAACCTGGCGGCAAGAGCGCTCAAACAAGTTCTTCCCCCGGATTCTGAAAACCCTTATACCATTCGCATCGTTTCCGACATTCTTGAATCAAACGGCTCTTCTTCAATGGCTACGGTTTGCGCAGGAGCGCTCGCATTGATGGATGCCGGGGTAAAACTGAAATCACCGGTTTCAGGGATTGCCATGGGAATGATCAGCGACTCGGCTTCAGGGAAATATGCCATCTTATCCGATATCCTTGGGGACGAGGATCACCTGGGTGATATGGACTTTAAGGTTACCGGGACGGCAAATGGTATTACTGCCTGCCAGATGGATATTAAAGTGGACGGCCTTTCCTATGAAGTGCTGGCTGAAGCCCTTGAGCAGGCCCGTCAGGGACGTCTGCATATCATGGGTGAAATGGAGAAAGCGCTTACCGGCCCGCGTGAGGATTACAAACCGCATGCACCGCGTATTGTTGAGATTTCCATTCCACGCGAATTTATCGGCGCCGTTATCGGACCAGGCGGAAAGAACATCCAGGAGCTTCAACGCGAAACGGGCACGACTGTTAATATAGAAGAGGTGGGTGATGAAGGCAAGGTGCAGATATTCGCCACAGATAAGGAATCCCTCGATAATGCTGCCAACCGGATCAGGATGATCACGGCAACCCCTGATGTGGGAGAAGTCTACGATGGTATCGTCAAAACCATTATGTCATTTGGCGCTTTCGTGGAATTCATGCCGGGAAAAGACGGCTTGTTGCATATATCTGAAATTGACTGGAGCCGCCTCGAAAGCATGGACGGCGTATTCCAGGTAGGCGATACGGTTAAGGTGAAATTGATCGAGATCGATAAAAAGACCGGCAAGTTCAGGCTTTCCCGCAAAGTATTGCTGCCTAAGCCCGAAGGCGCCCCTCAGGACAGGCCGGAGCGGCAGGGCCACCAGCATTCGCGCCATGGCGGGCAGCGGCAGGACCGCGACCGTCCGAGAAACCAGGACCGGGATCGTCCAAGAGATCAGGACCGCGGCCGTTACGAGGATCGCTCTCAGCAGGACCGCCCGCAGGAGGAACGTCCGCGGCAGGAGGGCTCGCAGCAGGAAAATCCTGAGCAAGCTCCCCGGCAGGAAGACAATGACTTGTAG
- a CDS encoding alpha/beta fold hydrolase, with protein MIAAKIFSGEKFELESGSHLPELEIAYHTWGDFDPEKNNVIWVCHALTANSNVAEWWPGLFGEDAYFNPRDHFIVCANIIGSCYGTTGPLSVNPASGLPYYGGFPAITVRDMVKAHRLLAKHLGIERIHTVLGGSLGGSRPWNGQLPNRSKSSTPC; from the coding sequence GTGATAGCAGCGAAAATATTTTCCGGTGAAAAGTTTGAACTGGAGTCCGGAAGCCATTTGCCGGAGCTTGAAATTGCCTACCATACCTGGGGAGACTTTGACCCGGAAAAAAATAATGTAATATGGGTTTGTCATGCACTTACCGCCAACTCTAATGTGGCGGAATGGTGGCCCGGCCTGTTTGGCGAAGATGCTTATTTTAATCCCCGCGATCATTTTATCGTATGCGCCAATATTATAGGTTCCTGCTACGGGACCACCGGCCCCCTGTCCGTTAACCCAGCCAGCGGCCTTCCTTATTACGGCGGCTTTCCCGCCATAACGGTCCGGGATATGGTTAAGGCGCACCGGCTTTTGGCAAAGCATCTCGGAATAGAGCGAATCCATACAGTACTTGGCGGCTCACTCGGGGGCAGCAGGCCATGGAATGGGCAATTGCCGAACCGCAGCAAATCCAGCACGCCGTGCTGA
- the rpsO gene encoding 30S ribosomal protein S15 → MYLSTEKKQEIFKDHGKGEQDTGSPEGQIALFSYRISHLTEHLKKNRKDFSTQLALQKLVGKRRAQLDYLMKKDIERYRAIVKKLGLRR, encoded by the coding sequence ATGTATTTAAGTACCGAAAAGAAACAGGAAATCTTTAAGGATCACGGAAAAGGCGAACAAGATACCGGCTCTCCGGAAGGGCAGATCGCTTTATTCTCTTACAGGATCAGTCATTTGACTGAGCATCTCAAGAAGAACAGGAAAGACTTTTCTACCCAGCTCGCACTTCAGAAGCTGGTTGGCAAGCGTCGCGCCCAGCTCGATTATCTAATGAAAAAAGATATCGAACGCTACCGCGCAATCGTCAAAAAACTCGGCCTTCGCCGTTAA
- the mltG gene encoding endolytic transglycosylase MltG has translation MKKKTILLIFLLLLVLCLGAAAWFYLRIYGPNVQLKNGKEAHYLYIPTGATFENVEDSLTGNNFIKNINSFRWVAELMEYPSYVKAGRYKISKGMSNRALISKLRAGEQEAVSLTFNNIRTKENFAAFIGRELEPDSLDFLQMLNDTAFAEKLGFSTETIYTMFIPNTYKVFWNTRPEDFLNRMHQEYERFWNSGRRAKAESIGLSPQEVSILASIVDQETNKKDEMPTVAGVYMNRLNAGRRLEADPTVIFALGDFTIRRVLNRHLRYPSPYNTYVHPGLPPGPITMPAVAAINAVLDYEKHNYFYFCAKADFSGYHAFAETHSQHLQNARAFQKALNERNILR, from the coding sequence ATGAAAAAGAAAACGATTCTTTTGATCTTCCTGCTGCTACTGGTCCTTTGCCTGGGAGCGGCAGCCTGGTTTTACCTGCGTATATACGGCCCTAACGTACAGCTGAAAAACGGCAAAGAAGCACATTATCTTTATATTCCTACCGGCGCTACGTTTGAAAACGTGGAAGACAGCCTGACCGGCAACAACTTCATTAAGAATATAAATAGTTTCCGGTGGGTAGCCGAACTTATGGAATACCCTTCCTATGTCAAGGCAGGCCGGTACAAGATCAGCAAAGGGATGAGTAACCGCGCCCTCATCAGCAAGCTCAGGGCCGGGGAACAGGAAGCCGTGTCGCTTACCTTTAATAATATTCGCACAAAGGAAAATTTCGCAGCCTTTATAGGAAGGGAACTGGAGCCGGATTCACTGGACTTCCTTCAGATGCTGAATGATACCGCTTTTGCGGAAAAGCTCGGATTCAGTACGGAAACCATCTATACGATGTTCATCCCCAATACCTACAAGGTATTCTGGAATACCCGGCCTGAAGACTTTTTAAATCGCATGCACCAGGAATACGAACGTTTCTGGAACAGCGGCCGGCGTGCTAAGGCCGAATCCATCGGGCTCAGCCCCCAGGAAGTAAGCATCCTCGCCTCCATCGTTGACCAGGAAACGAATAAAAAAGATGAAATGCCTACGGTGGCCGGGGTCTATATGAACCGGCTGAATGCCGGACGCCGCCTCGAAGCCGATCCGACCGTTATTTTCGCGCTGGGAGACTTCACGATTCGCCGGGTGCTTAACAGGCACCTGCGCTACCCTTCACCCTATAACACCTATGTACACCCGGGATTGCCGCCCGGCCCGATCACCATGCCCGCAGTAGCCGCGATCAATGCAGTTCTTGACTACGAAAAACATAACTACTTTTATTTCTGCGCGAAAGCGGATTTTTCAGGATACCATGCTTTTGCTGAAACACACAGCCAGCACCTGCAAAATGCCAGAGCCTTTCAGAAAGCGCTGAACGAGCGCAATATTTTAAGATAA
- a CDS encoding peroxiredoxin — protein sequence MSLVGKKAPLFKASAVINGMEIVENFSLEQFIGKSNVLFFFYPKDFTFVCPTELHAFQARLEEFKERGCEVVACSTDTEESHWNWLQLPKEKGGIQGVSYPLVADTAKTISTNFGVLAGEYDYNEEGNLIATGPMIAYRGLFLIDKEGVVQHQVVNNFPLGRSVSEALRILDALTHFEEHGEVCPANWQQGEAAMEASFSGVSEYFSAN from the coding sequence ATGTCATTAGTAGGAAAAAAAGCACCATTATTTAAAGCAAGTGCCGTAATTAACGGCATGGAGATCGTCGAAAATTTTTCACTCGAACAGTTTATCGGGAAAAGCAATGTGCTGTTTTTCTTTTATCCCAAAGATTTTACCTTCGTTTGCCCAACGGAACTGCATGCGTTCCAGGCCAGGTTGGAGGAGTTCAAAGAGCGCGGCTGCGAGGTAGTGGCTTGTTCTACTGATACTGAAGAATCCCATTGGAACTGGCTGCAGTTACCGAAAGAAAAAGGCGGCATCCAGGGCGTTTCTTATCCCTTGGTAGCGGATACCGCTAAAACCATCAGCACCAATTTCGGGGTGCTGGCAGGCGAATATGATTATAATGAAGAAGGCAATTTAATAGCTACCGGTCCCATGATCGCTTACCGGGGATTGTTCCTGATAGATAAGGAAGGTGTGGTGCAGCATCAGGTGGTAAATAACTTCCCGCTGGGCCGGAGCGTAAGCGAGGCTTTACGGATCCTTGACGCTTTAACACATTTTGAAGAACACGGCGAAGTTTGCCCGGCCAACTGGCAGCAGGGAGAAGCCGCCATGGAAGCAAGTTTTTCAGGAGTTTCGGAATATTTTTCCGCTAACTAA
- the lodB gene encoding lysine-epsilon-oxidase maturase LodB has protein sequence MRKMETDVLIVGGGPAGASAALSLLTYSDVQVTLVEQSSLDRLRPGEHVSASIFDLARYLKIDRDEFEPGSFFPTYGSVSYWGSDLPVNRDAIFTTEQASYQLDREKFDLLLVKKVAERGGRVFPRTKCLRYHQTAGEHWEIELEHVEKGKFTVNARFLVDATGRQANVCRQTAVPCKKMDSLMGAGAFLTVADPEVAGPGLVLESAPHGWWYSNILPGNVLAVVFFSDADIISRYKLNKSSGWNSFLSQTKQIKRRTAGTTCSDGHPWVRSAFTQLSDFSQRENFIAIGDAASSFDPVSSMGLGFAISSACRAAGVIQAGLSGEGRQELLTYQQDISRNFEHYLGLRRLFYQQEKRWASSDFWMRRN, from the coding sequence ATGAGGAAGATGGAAACAGATGTGCTTATTGTTGGCGGAGGGCCGGCAGGCGCCTCCGCCGCTTTAAGCCTTTTAACTTATTCAGATGTGCAGGTGACGCTGGTGGAACAATCTTCGCTGGACAGGCTGCGTCCGGGTGAACACGTTTCCGCCAGTATTTTTGACCTTGCCCGGTATCTGAAAATTGACCGGGATGAGTTTGAGCCCGGCAGTTTCTTTCCGACTTACGGAAGTGTTTCTTATTGGGGAAGCGACTTGCCGGTGAACCGCGATGCCATTTTTACAACCGAACAAGCTAGTTACCAGCTGGATCGGGAAAAGTTTGATCTGCTGCTGGTAAAAAAGGTCGCTGAAAGAGGTGGCCGGGTTTTTCCCCGGACCAAATGCCTTCGATACCATCAGACTGCCGGTGAGCATTGGGAAATTGAACTGGAACATGTGGAGAAGGGCAAGTTTACCGTTAATGCACGGTTTCTGGTAGACGCTACCGGCCGCCAGGCGAACGTATGCCGGCAAACCGCTGTTCCCTGTAAGAAAATGGACTCCCTGATGGGCGCCGGTGCATTTTTAACGGTTGCCGATCCGGAAGTTGCCGGCCCGGGTCTGGTCCTGGAGTCGGCGCCGCATGGCTGGTGGTATAGTAATATTCTGCCCGGGAACGTTCTTGCCGTTGTTTTCTTTTCCGACGCAGATATTATTTCGCGGTATAAATTGAACAAAAGCAGTGGATGGAACTCGTTCTTGAGCCAAACGAAACAAATCAAACGCCGGACTGCGGGCACTACCTGCAGCGATGGCCACCCCTGGGTTCGCAGCGCATTTACACAATTGTCCGATTTTTCGCAGCGGGAAAACTTTATCGCGATCGGCGACGCGGCTTCTTCCTTCGATCCTGTTTCTTCCATGGGGCTTGGATTTGCCATTTCTTCTGCCTGCCGGGCGGCTGGAGTTATACAGGCAGGGTTATCCGGTGAAGGCCGGCAGGAATTGCTTACTTACCAGCAGGACATTTCGCGAAACTTCGAACATTACCTGGGGCTGCGACGCTTGTTCTACCAGCAGGAAAAACGCTGGGCTTCGTCTGATTTTTGGATGCGCAGGAATTAG
- a CDS encoding PASTA domain-containing protein yields the protein MQRLILFLKTPEFRKNLVYALLFFLGLFLLIIFGLRIYTRQDTFLSVPDFRGLTEEQAQKAAGSDFKLDIGYTYVNDKPRGVVLDQFPHPQDKVKPGRSIYLNVVSTEEPVVKLPNLLQVSKREAEAVLQSYGIKINELIYKRDEARDMVLEVEYQGKKIEPGTELPKGAEVVLYLGDGFGSEIVVVPDCTGLELAEAEMLIKAFTLLVGNVHYDDDVRNKDRAVVYRLEPAAGDSVEFGTRIDIFMQRD from the coding sequence ATGCAGAGACTGATATTGTTTTTGAAAACCCCTGAATTCCGAAAAAACCTGGTGTACGCATTGTTGTTCTTCCTGGGTTTATTTCTCCTGATCATCTTCGGCCTCAGGATCTATACAAGACAGGACACCTTCCTGAGCGTACCGGATTTCAGAGGGCTTACCGAAGAACAGGCACAAAAGGCAGCGGGAAGTGATTTTAAACTGGATATCGGCTATACCTATGTAAATGATAAACCCCGCGGCGTTGTGCTGGATCAGTTCCCCCACCCCCAGGATAAAGTAAAACCCGGCCGTTCAATTTACCTGAATGTTGTTTCCACGGAAGAACCGGTAGTAAAGCTGCCCAACCTGCTTCAGGTTTCCAAGCGCGAAGCGGAAGCGGTATTACAGAGCTACGGCATCAAAATAAACGAACTTATCTATAAACGGGATGAAGCGCGCGATATGGTGCTGGAAGTAGAATACCAGGGCAAAAAGATAGAACCAGGCACGGAATTACCGAAAGGCGCCGAAGTAGTCCTTTACCTGGGCGACGGGTTTGGCAGTGAAATTGTAGTTGTTCCCGACTGTACCGGCCTCGAACTGGCGGAAGCGGAAATGCTCATCAAGGCGTTTACCCTTCTGGTTGGAAACGTGCATTATGATGACGACGTGAGAAATAAGGATAGGGCGGTAGTTTACCGTTTGGAACCGGCTGCCGGCGATTCGGTCGAATTCGGAACCCGGATAGACATATTTATGCAGCGGGATTAA
- a CDS encoding D-alanine--D-alanine ligase, protein MKKKIALLAGGFTGEYVISLQTADTIAANIDREKYEVYKVVISREGWFHEDGAGTRWPVDKNDFSIRLETSKVVFDVALIAIHGSPGEDGRLQGYLELLDIPYTTCDVTTSAITMNKSYTKNILAGTEGLHLAGSVQLFREWAAGMLESCRHLQLPLFVKPNNGGSSIGMSKVGSWEELEPALERAFREDGQVLVEEYIKGREYSVGAFRVGGELEVLPSTEIIPGRDFFDFEAKYSPGASEEITPGRLPENARLTLEQLVKEVYQRLNCRGAVRMDFIQEEETGHWYFIEVNTVPGQSENSILPRQIRASGRSMGEFYSLLIEEASRRND, encoded by the coding sequence ATGAAAAAAAAGATAGCACTTCTGGCCGGGGGATTCACAGGCGAATATGTGATTTCCCTGCAAACAGCCGATACGATTGCGGCGAATATAGACAGAGAAAAATATGAAGTGTATAAAGTGGTCATCAGCCGGGAGGGCTGGTTTCATGAAGACGGCGCGGGAACGCGCTGGCCGGTTGATAAAAACGATTTTTCCATCCGGTTAGAAACGAGCAAGGTGGTTTTCGATGTCGCGCTGATCGCCATACATGGCAGCCCCGGTGAGGACGGCCGGCTGCAGGGGTACCTGGAGTTACTTGACATACCCTACACCACCTGCGATGTGACTACTTCTGCTATTACCATGAATAAAAGCTATACGAAGAACATATTGGCGGGAACCGAAGGACTGCATCTTGCCGGTTCCGTACAGCTTTTCCGTGAATGGGCCGCCGGCATGCTGGAAAGCTGCCGGCACCTTCAGCTTCCTTTGTTTGTAAAGCCGAATAACGGAGGGTCCAGCATAGGTATGTCGAAGGTCGGCAGCTGGGAGGAGCTGGAGCCAGCGCTGGAAAGGGCATTCCGCGAGGACGGCCAGGTTTTGGTGGAGGAATATATAAAGGGGCGGGAGTACAGCGTAGGAGCCTTCCGGGTAGGAGGGGAACTGGAAGTACTGCCTTCCACCGAGATCATTCCCGGGAGGGACTTTTTTGATTTTGAAGCCAAGTACAGCCCCGGTGCCTCCGAAGAGATCACTCCAGGTCGTTTGCCGGAGAATGCCAGGCTGACGCTGGAACAACTGGTAAAAGAGGTATACCAACGGCTGAATTGCCGTGGGGCGGTGCGAATGGATTTTATACAAGAGGAAGAAACAGGGCATTGGTATTTTATAGAGGTCAATACGGTACCCGGCCAGTCAGAAAACAGCATTCTTCCGCGTCAGATCAGAGCCAGCGGAAGGAGCATGGGTGAATTTTATTCCCTCCTGATAGAAGAGGCCTCGCGCCGGAACGATTGA
- a CDS encoding YceI family protein, with the protein MLRYACLVFLFSTSVAARAQSIFTAHDLNITFYSDTPKKNFEAYSTGGTSMLNIAKQEITFSVDISSFIFYRLLMQEHFNKNYMESDRFPKATFKGRFTENIDLSRKGKQAVKVQGILEIHGKKSKREIEGFLTVRDQDILLESSFMVSTTDHGIRIPEALSDQISPDIRIQVRGEYAPYDQLVKK; encoded by the coding sequence ATGCTGCGGTACGCTTGCCTGGTCTTTCTTTTTTCCACATCGGTGGCAGCCCGGGCGCAAAGCATTTTCACCGCGCATGATTTGAACATCACCTTTTATTCCGACACTCCCAAAAAGAATTTCGAAGCTTACTCAACCGGCGGAACGTCCATGCTCAATATTGCCAAACAGGAAATTACGTTCAGCGTGGACATCAGTTCGTTTATCTTTTACCGCCTGCTTATGCAGGAGCATTTTAATAAGAATTACATGGAAAGCGACCGTTTTCCAAAAGCTACTTTTAAGGGCCGTTTCACCGAAAATATCGACCTTTCAAGGAAAGGGAAACAAGCCGTTAAAGTGCAGGGAATACTTGAAATCCACGGAAAAAAGAGCAAAAGGGAAATTGAAGGCTTCCTCACGGTCAGGGACCAGGACATCCTGCTGGAATCCTCTTTCATGGTAAGCACGACAGATCACGGGATCCGAATCCCTGAAGCCCTTTCAGACCAGATATCTCCCGATATACGGATACAAGTAAGGGGCGAATACGCCCCTTACGATCAATTGGTTAAGAAATAA